One genomic window of Polyangiaceae bacterium includes the following:
- a CDS encoding RHS repeat protein yields MRPQETPEHFQCSAISDPYGNTIHLAYENDRLLLIEDSVGRVIKPRYDANGYIRAFEVKNAAVRGRWVTFRSYSYDADGNLSAAADAEGNLTEYWYRDHLLTEERQPGGLLAHFRYDKFDRCIETWCDHGSGRDPALADGLPTELADRTPIKGMYHCKVEYFEDGQRSVVNSREERRFENGAHGGLLFGTTGSAIHTHERDNHGYVTCYVDPNAERWETSRDVNHRVLETTNPLGQSTRREYRADGQLIRQTSPLGHWLEFEYDQVGGCSVIRDSMGTLLQVSRESRGLPVQYIFPNGGAAHCDYDAHGNRIRVVEPNGDTKHIAFDYLGRAVEFTDARGQVTRYHYDRRGLLARVDAPNGLTTLLEYDAQSRLCRHTDPAQRVHRFEYGGADILCRAIRPDGTTIRYGLDWEGSLVSVERTGGLTWRYQRDSSGLVVSEQSPDGRLTRYRNDACGRVIEELRSSGARTTFEYDPAGRLLSREYSDNTKDEFEYDADGHLVRATSSNGVQCLFKYDPRGRRVEEQVEAPTHSFAVEREFDQGYEPIRVDGPEGNYSIRRDPMGRPQRIELASGWWCESRYDYKGREHERSTPGGLQLQVRFDPRDRVAQQTMQGPSTSMERRWSWDPGDRLLGGFDNGTPFYATHDELGQLVRSEAHGLVEEFRTTPDFELILDGKTTLLSGGRAEQFGDVHYTYDADGQVVSRTRLSTGEQQILEWSDRGQLSKITDGAGNQTRYEYDAFDRRIAESVVDPQNRLVRERHFAWNYFKLTRVATRELTGGTIQEQSRQILYSDQTHEPIATAIDGDWHSLVTDLQRRPMWEFDGHGHGSDHTYDALGNSRSSQPLRLAGQFADDTGLTYNLHRYYDAASGRFISPDPIGPMGGLNAYAFAENRFLTEIDPSGLARPSTTVITTTGGGTSTGHSQGYHTANDSNGNYSGGVGSLPPAFPPLGGTYTGPNQCGEVEALNNMFAGLDPNNPDHREAIRARAQEIQSITPTRDNRDGSAGATIPPCMYCTQRLAHLSDVSGVNLFERVTPPTNGGSPVRNVGPTNAQRIRESGVPSAFPYSVTYPPGGGSAVVTRGDGTTVAFS; encoded by the coding sequence TTGCGCCCGCAAGAAACCCCAGAGCATTTCCAGTGTTCCGCTATTTCTGATCCTTACGGAAATACGATCCATCTGGCCTACGAGAACGATCGGCTACTGCTGATCGAGGATAGCGTCGGCCGCGTCATCAAACCTCGCTACGATGCCAACGGCTACATCCGGGCGTTCGAGGTGAAGAACGCCGCGGTCCGAGGTCGGTGGGTCACGTTCCGTTCCTACTCCTACGACGCCGACGGGAACCTCTCCGCGGCCGCCGATGCGGAAGGCAACCTCACGGAGTACTGGTATCGTGATCACCTCCTAACGGAGGAACGTCAGCCAGGGGGGCTACTGGCTCATTTCCGCTACGATAAGTTCGACCGTTGCATCGAGACCTGGTGTGATCATGGCTCGGGACGCGACCCAGCCCTCGCCGACGGCCTTCCCACCGAACTCGCGGATCGGACCCCCATCAAGGGGATGTACCACTGCAAGGTCGAGTACTTCGAAGATGGGCAGCGCAGCGTGGTCAACTCCCGCGAGGAGCGCCGATTCGAGAATGGCGCGCACGGCGGTTTGCTCTTTGGAACGACGGGGTCCGCGATTCACACCCATGAGCGGGACAACCACGGCTACGTCACGTGCTACGTGGATCCAAACGCCGAGCGCTGGGAGACGAGTCGTGACGTCAACCATCGGGTGCTGGAGACGACCAACCCTCTCGGTCAGTCAACCCGTCGAGAGTATCGGGCCGACGGACAGCTGATACGTCAGACCAGTCCACTCGGGCATTGGCTCGAGTTCGAGTACGACCAGGTTGGCGGCTGCTCGGTGATCCGCGACTCCATGGGCACGCTGCTGCAAGTCTCCCGGGAGTCGCGAGGGCTCCCCGTCCAGTACATCTTCCCCAACGGTGGCGCGGCGCACTGTGACTATGACGCCCACGGCAACCGGATTCGGGTCGTGGAGCCGAACGGCGACACCAAGCACATCGCGTTCGACTACTTGGGTCGGGCCGTGGAGTTCACTGACGCCCGTGGCCAAGTGACCCGTTACCACTACGATCGTCGCGGGTTGCTCGCTCGAGTGGACGCGCCGAATGGGCTGACCACCCTCTTGGAGTACGACGCCCAGAGTCGCTTGTGTCGCCACACGGATCCCGCTCAGCGAGTGCACCGTTTCGAGTACGGCGGCGCCGACATCTTGTGTCGGGCGATCCGTCCCGACGGAACGACCATTCGCTATGGACTGGACTGGGAGGGCTCGTTGGTCTCAGTCGAACGCACGGGTGGCCTGACGTGGCGCTACCAGCGCGACAGCTCTGGCCTCGTGGTGTCCGAGCAGTCCCCTGATGGTCGGCTCACTCGGTATCGGAACGATGCCTGCGGTCGAGTCATCGAAGAGCTCAGGTCGAGCGGGGCACGAACCACATTTGAGTACGATCCCGCGGGTCGGCTGCTCTCCCGCGAGTACTCCGACAACACGAAGGACGAGTTCGAGTACGACGCGGATGGACACTTGGTGCGCGCCACCAGCTCGAACGGCGTCCAGTGTCTCTTCAAGTACGACCCTCGGGGTCGTCGCGTCGAGGAACAGGTCGAAGCGCCAACTCACAGCTTCGCGGTGGAACGAGAGTTCGACCAGGGCTACGAGCCAATTCGAGTGGATGGCCCCGAGGGTAACTACTCCATCCGCAGGGATCCAATGGGACGCCCCCAGCGCATCGAACTCGCGAGCGGGTGGTGGTGTGAGAGCCGGTACGACTACAAGGGTCGGGAGCATGAACGAAGCACGCCAGGCGGCCTGCAACTCCAGGTTCGATTCGACCCCAGGGATCGCGTGGCACAGCAGACCATGCAGGGTCCTTCGACCTCGATGGAACGTCGCTGGTCGTGGGACCCGGGCGACCGTCTGCTAGGTGGCTTCGACAACGGAACCCCGTTCTATGCGACACATGACGAACTGGGTCAGCTGGTTCGCAGCGAGGCGCACGGCTTGGTCGAGGAGTTTCGCACCACGCCGGACTTCGAGCTCATCCTGGACGGAAAGACTACGTTGCTTTCCGGAGGACGAGCAGAGCAGTTCGGCGACGTCCACTACACCTACGACGCCGACGGCCAGGTCGTGTCGCGCACCCGGCTCTCGACTGGCGAACAACAAATCCTCGAGTGGAGCGACCGAGGCCAACTGTCGAAAATCACGGACGGCGCGGGCAATCAGACTCGCTATGAATACGACGCGTTCGACCGTCGGATCGCGGAGTCTGTCGTGGACCCCCAGAACCGCTTGGTGCGGGAGCGGCATTTCGCGTGGAACTACTTCAAGCTCACACGGGTGGCTACCCGTGAGCTGACCGGGGGGACCATCCAGGAACAATCGCGTCAGATCCTCTACTCCGACCAGACCCACGAGCCGATCGCCACCGCAATCGACGGGGACTGGCACTCACTGGTCACCGATCTGCAGCGCCGTCCCATGTGGGAGTTCGATGGCCATGGCCACGGCTCGGACCACACGTATGATGCGCTCGGGAACAGCCGCTCCTCACAGCCGCTGCGCCTCGCCGGTCAGTTCGCAGATGATACGGGTCTGACCTACAACCTACATCGCTACTACGACGCGGCCTCGGGCCGCTTCATCAGTCCGGACCCGATCGGACCGATGGGCGGTCTGAACGCATACGCTTTCGCCGAAAATCGATTCCTTACGGAAATTGACCCAAGCGGTCTAGCGAGACCGTCAACCACGGTTATCACGACCACCGGCGGCGGCACGTCCACGGGTCACAGTCAAGGCTATCACACAGCGAACGACAGCAACGGGAACTACAGCGGTGGGGTGGGCTCGCTGCCTCCAGCTTTTCCGCCGCTTGGCGGCACCTACACTGGACCGAACCAGTGTGGTGAGGTCGAAGCCCTCAACAACATGTTTGCTGGGCTCGATCCCAACAACCCCGACCACCGCGAAGCGATCCGCGCCCGGGCTCAAGAAATCCAGAGCATCACCCCGACTCGAGACAACCGAGACGGCAGCGCGGGCGCGACGATCCCGCCTTGCATGTACTGCACCCAGCGCCTGGCGCACCTGTCAGACGTCTCGGGGGTGAACCTCTTCGAGCGTGTCACTCCCCCAACGAACGGCGGGTCACCAGTCCGCAACGTCGGGCCAACCAACGCTCAGAGGATCCGCGAGTCAGGGGTGCCCTCCGCGTTCCCGTACAGCGTCACGTATCCGCCCGGTGGAGGGTCGGCCGTCGTCACACGGGGTGACGGAACGACGGTCGCGTTTAGCTAG
- a CDS encoding leucine-rich repeat domain-containing protein yields MARLTPRQAALLKEKLRAVRERGEIYRFAPPESDPAQWPAGAQRAPEVLQGFWRDVSSGDFVDRPGSVRPLSVLASEMSAETGVPADESAAFPGGWAVFKLRDGAALVLSEDGAMWRTPSPKEQQAGRKALPLKKKSGKPMGFVEWLDGLLAEALTTVPTLVSQGNDEFRLNAPVQSLPDEWLSESSLTSLILNATQLSELPPRIGELSRLQQLIVDGPLESLPASLAQLSQLATVRLSNTRLTRLPDWFAGLEALELLEVHSSPVESVPSDLFALGRLRSVNLTKLALGSLPKQIEASPALEDLCLKSLPLEELPEDLSRLPLTKLVCSSLPAKRVPPLPSSLAELEISELPLADRSLARPLADMGALHTLVLRGLRPNVMRMPVLPALKTLRLYRCGLTELPAEVEKLETLVTLCLDENPLESLPDWVFSLPALQSIYLFNTHFPEEVIARYRENHPRVTVHWSAPRKVGGA; encoded by the coding sequence ATGGCCCGGTTAACCCCACGGCAAGCGGCATTGTTGAAAGAGAAGCTCCGCGCAGTTCGAGAGCGCGGGGAAATCTACCGTTTTGCTCCGCCCGAGTCGGACCCGGCTCAGTGGCCAGCAGGGGCTCAACGAGCACCGGAAGTGCTCCAGGGCTTCTGGCGCGATGTGTCCTCCGGTGACTTCGTAGACAGACCCGGGAGTGTTCGCCCTCTGTCCGTCCTCGCTTCGGAGATGTCCGCGGAAACAGGTGTCCCTGCGGATGAATCTGCGGCGTTTCCGGGCGGCTGGGCAGTCTTCAAGCTACGGGATGGGGCCGCACTCGTGCTGAGTGAGGACGGTGCCATGTGGCGGACTCCCAGTCCAAAAGAGCAACAGGCAGGCCGCAAGGCACTCCCGCTCAAGAAGAAGTCGGGCAAGCCAATGGGCTTCGTCGAGTGGCTCGACGGCCTGCTCGCCGAAGCCCTCACCACCGTTCCGACGCTGGTTTCGCAGGGAAATGACGAGTTTCGCTTGAACGCTCCGGTCCAGAGCTTGCCCGACGAGTGGCTGAGTGAGTCCAGCCTGACGTCCCTGATTCTGAACGCGACGCAACTCTCGGAACTGCCACCCAGGATCGGGGAGCTCTCGCGGCTACAACAGCTGATCGTTGACGGCCCCTTGGAATCTTTGCCGGCCAGTCTGGCGCAGCTCTCCCAACTAGCGACAGTCAGGCTCAGCAACACCCGTCTGACCCGCTTGCCCGATTGGTTCGCGGGGCTTGAAGCGCTGGAGCTGCTCGAGGTCCACTCGAGCCCCGTCGAGTCGGTGCCCAGCGACCTGTTTGCGCTGGGGCGGCTTCGCTCAGTCAACCTCACGAAGCTCGCGTTGGGCTCGCTCCCAAAACAGATCGAGGCAAGTCCAGCGCTCGAGGACTTGTGCTTGAAGAGCCTACCGTTGGAGGAACTCCCCGAAGACCTCTCTCGCCTTCCGTTGACCAAGCTGGTTTGTTCTAGCTTGCCGGCCAAGCGGGTTCCGCCGTTGCCGAGCTCGCTAGCTGAACTCGAGATTTCGGAGCTCCCACTCGCGGACAGGAGCTTGGCGCGACCGCTAGCTGACATGGGGGCGCTCCACACGTTGGTGCTGCGTGGGTTGCGTCCAAACGTCATGCGCATGCCCGTGCTCCCAGCTCTGAAGACCCTACGTCTTTACCGCTGTGGACTGACAGAACTCCCCGCGGAGGTAGAGAAGCTCGAAACACTGGTGACGCTGTGTCTGGACGAGAATCCTCTCGAGTCGCTCCCAGACTGGGTCTTTTCGCTGCCGGCGCTGCAGAGCATCTATCTGTTTAACACTCATTTCCCTGAGGAAGTGATTGCTCGCTATCGTGAGAATCATCCTCGGGTCACCGTTCACTGGTCTGCGCCGCGGAAGGTTGGCGGGGCGTGA
- a CDS encoding TatD family hydrolase, which yields MTELSTPELVDIGTNLTNKRFKADRRAMLERAQAAGVTRIVATGVSVQGSRDAVSLAEDLAAGDARGRPLPAVYATAGIHPHHGADCDSLALATLRELHASARCVAVGECGLDYNRNFSPPKAQRSAFAAQLALAAELGKPVFLHEREAHADFVSILKDYRAALSGGVVHCFTSDRQALESYLELDLHIGITGWIADERRGQHLIELVRLIPADRLMIETDAPYILPRNMPSKQQPKDRRNEAAFLPYVLRAVAQAKGLSEVAVARQTTETACAFFGLGAS from the coding sequence GTGACTGAGTTGAGCACCCCCGAGTTGGTCGACATCGGAACCAACCTGACGAACAAGCGCTTCAAGGCGGACCGCCGCGCGATGCTCGAGCGCGCGCAGGCGGCGGGTGTCACCCGCATCGTCGCGACGGGAGTCAGCGTCCAGGGCAGCCGCGACGCGGTGAGCCTGGCAGAAGACCTCGCCGCCGGTGATGCTCGAGGCCGCCCGCTCCCCGCGGTATACGCTACCGCAGGGATTCATCCTCATCACGGCGCCGATTGCGACTCCCTCGCCCTGGCGACCCTCAGGGAGCTCCACGCTTCAGCGCGCTGCGTGGCCGTCGGCGAGTGCGGCCTCGACTACAACCGAAACTTCAGCCCGCCCAAGGCGCAGCGCAGCGCCTTCGCGGCGCAGCTCGCGCTGGCCGCGGAGCTCGGCAAGCCCGTGTTCCTCCACGAGCGCGAGGCTCACGCCGACTTCGTCAGCATCCTCAAGGACTACCGAGCGGCGCTGAGCGGCGGTGTGGTGCACTGCTTCACGTCGGATCGCCAAGCCCTCGAGAGCTATTTGGAGCTCGATCTACACATCGGCATCACCGGCTGGATCGCCGACGAACGCCGGGGCCAGCACCTGATCGAGCTGGTCAGGCTGATCCCCGCGGATCGCCTGATGATCGAGACCGACGCGCCCTACATCTTGCCTCGCAACATGCCGAGCAAGCAGCAACCGAAGGACCGCCGCAACGAGGCCGCGTTCCTACCCTATGTGTTGCGGGCGGTGGCGCAGGCGAAGGGGTTGTCGGAGGTCGCCGTGGCGAGGCAGACGACCGAGACGGCGTGCGCGTTCTTTGGGCTTGGCGCGAGCTAG
- a CDS encoding protein kinase — MSEPVRSFGKYELIERVSVGGMAEVFRARHRESGEVVALKRILPNVSEDDEFIEEFHDESRIACQLDHPAIARIIDVGAVDASHYIAFEFVEGRSLRSLLDRGEALPLELTLYVISQVAQALAYAHAATDGRGRRLGVVHRDVSPGNVLVSFDGDVKLIDFGIAKAEGRITSTQAGNIKGKLGYMSPEQVTGKGVDERSDVFSLGICLWECLTGQRLFNASNEVVLISMIRSREILSPSQALASAGSARKIPSELDKIVLKALAKDVNERYATASQFDDDLRAFAQRELPQNPQSSQASHGSASGPRWLASARESAKRFMQGAFPQNASSPVPSLGVHQENRMSDKGGSDLDVFDGLANKKSRTVQMPSGPSAPAPPSGPPSARPPTPPPAPRQKTLLGLPAPTAAPAPPPSRGPAPPPSRTSGPPGPPTSRSGGSLPPPAVPSQRGSLPPRPPPPSTAAPVDMDWDDEDEKTAIYDKSGTEDAARALLRSAPPPAAGAPPPPASAAGLVSSGAPPPPPGLGQTMQMGPQSQQPHSQQPGYGQQVPPSMQPHSMQPQMAPHSMQPQSMQPMPAQAVMHAPPQQSSGARSALLAVAALLVVGLVAAAILLLRPPGTGKLVVTVSGPNNRAVDALQVYVDGAKKCEASPCILKDIEAGTHMVRVVASGYQETADQAIKVPGGDEALLKVDLAPATGGTGVKVTAEGAGLKLYVDGKEIGPLPQELKDMTPGEKVIKVAGSDRFEPWEQKVTVAQDQMKDIGPLKLKVKKGLAHIKLGSNAAGARVVLVSGSDRRPIPSDKLSGDRGLKIDITTDKPYRIEATKSGFSNYRKDIVFEDGEAEKTFEITMYEVGKEPPPEKQPPVATGGGTKPPATGGGAEPPAATGNGTININSIPVSNVILDGRPLGQTPKTGISVSPGNHTVVFVHPEHGRKVRSAKVDSGKSVTVAVRFP, encoded by the coding sequence TTGAGCGAGCCTGTTCGCAGCTTTGGCAAGTACGAGCTGATCGAGCGCGTCAGCGTTGGCGGTATGGCTGAGGTATTTCGCGCTCGCCACCGCGAGTCGGGAGAGGTCGTGGCGCTGAAGCGCATCCTGCCGAACGTCTCCGAAGATGATGAATTCATCGAGGAGTTCCACGACGAGTCGCGGATCGCCTGTCAGCTGGATCACCCCGCCATCGCTCGCATCATCGACGTGGGTGCAGTCGACGCGAGTCACTACATCGCATTCGAGTTCGTCGAAGGCCGGAGCTTGCGTAGCCTGCTGGACCGCGGCGAGGCCCTCCCGCTCGAGCTGACGCTCTACGTGATTTCACAGGTTGCGCAGGCTTTGGCCTACGCTCACGCAGCGACCGATGGACGAGGTCGCCGCCTGGGTGTGGTGCACCGTGACGTAAGTCCCGGCAACGTGCTGGTGAGCTTCGACGGCGACGTGAAGCTGATCGACTTCGGCATCGCGAAGGCGGAAGGCCGGATCACCAGCACTCAAGCAGGTAACATCAAGGGCAAGCTCGGCTACATGAGTCCCGAGCAAGTGACCGGGAAAGGCGTCGATGAGCGGAGCGATGTCTTCTCCCTCGGCATCTGTCTCTGGGAGTGCCTGACGGGACAGCGGCTGTTCAACGCGAGCAACGAGGTGGTGCTCATCTCGATGATCCGCTCTCGAGAGATTCTTTCACCCTCACAGGCTCTCGCAAGCGCTGGCAGCGCCCGGAAAATCCCGTCGGAACTCGACAAGATCGTCTTGAAGGCGCTCGCCAAAGATGTGAACGAAAGGTACGCTACGGCGTCACAATTCGACGATGACTTGCGCGCGTTCGCGCAACGTGAGCTGCCCCAAAACCCTCAAAGTTCTCAGGCGTCTCACGGGTCTGCCAGCGGTCCTCGCTGGCTGGCTTCAGCACGGGAAAGTGCCAAACGCTTCATGCAAGGCGCCTTCCCACAGAACGCCTCGAGTCCCGTCCCCAGTCTTGGAGTCCATCAGGAGAACCGCATGAGCGACAAAGGCGGAAGCGATCTCGACGTCTTCGACGGCTTAGCCAACAAGAAGAGTCGGACCGTGCAGATGCCCAGTGGGCCGAGCGCGCCCGCGCCCCCATCCGGACCGCCCTCAGCCAGGCCCCCGACCCCACCGCCAGCACCGCGCCAAAAGACGTTGCTGGGGTTGCCTGCGCCTACCGCGGCTCCCGCGCCCCCGCCAAGCCGCGGGCCGGCGCCGCCACCAAGCCGCACCTCGGGGCCGCCTGGGCCGCCCACGAGCCGTTCTGGAGGGAGCCTTCCACCCCCTGCGGTGCCATCGCAGCGCGGGAGTCTTCCGCCGCGTCCGCCGCCGCCCTCAACGGCTGCTCCGGTGGACATGGACTGGGACGACGAGGACGAAAAGACGGCGATCTACGACAAGTCCGGGACGGAGGACGCTGCGCGCGCTCTGCTGCGCAGCGCACCGCCGCCGGCAGCAGGTGCCCCGCCGCCGCCCGCATCGGCGGCTGGCCTCGTCTCGAGCGGTGCTCCACCGCCGCCTCCAGGCTTGGGGCAGACGATGCAGATGGGACCGCAGTCTCAACAACCGCACTCTCAGCAGCCGGGGTACGGGCAACAGGTCCCGCCGTCGATGCAGCCGCACTCAATGCAGCCCCAGATGGCGCCGCACTCGATGCAGCCGCAGTCGATGCAGCCCATGCCTGCGCAAGCGGTCATGCACGCACCGCCGCAGCAGAGCTCAGGCGCACGCTCCGCGTTGCTCGCCGTTGCGGCGCTGCTGGTGGTTGGCTTGGTGGCCGCAGCGATCCTACTGCTGCGCCCCCCGGGCACAGGCAAGCTCGTGGTCACCGTCTCGGGTCCGAACAACCGCGCCGTAGACGCCCTGCAAGTCTACGTGGACGGTGCCAAGAAGTGCGAAGCTTCCCCGTGTATCCTCAAGGATATCGAGGCGGGTACGCATATGGTGCGCGTCGTCGCCTCGGGCTACCAGGAGACCGCAGATCAGGCGATCAAGGTTCCGGGCGGAGACGAGGCGCTGCTCAAGGTCGACCTCGCCCCGGCAACGGGCGGCACTGGCGTGAAGGTCACCGCCGAGGGCGCAGGCCTGAAGCTCTACGTCGACGGCAAGGAGATCGGTCCCCTGCCGCAAGAGCTGAAGGACATGACGCCCGGCGAAAAGGTGATCAAGGTCGCTGGCAGTGATCGCTTCGAGCCCTGGGAGCAAAAGGTCACCGTCGCGCAAGACCAGATGAAGGACATCGGTCCGCTCAAGCTCAAGGTGAAGAAGGGACTCGCCCACATCAAGCTCGGCTCCAACGCCGCCGGTGCGCGTGTGGTGCTGGTGAGCGGAAGCGACCGACGCCCGATCCCCTCGGACAAGCTGAGCGGCGATCGCGGCCTGAAGATCGATATCACGACGGACAAGCCCTACCGCATCGAAGCCACCAAGAGCGGCTTCAGCAACTACCGAAAGGACATCGTCTTCGAAGACGGCGAAGCCGAAAAGACCTTCGAAATCACGATGTACGAGGTGGGCAAGGAACCCCCGCCGGAGAAGCAGCCCCCGGTTGCAACCGGAGGCGGAACCAAGCCGCCAGCGACGGGTGGAGGCGCGGAGCCGCCCGCGGCGACAGGCAATGGAACCATCAACATCAACTCCATTCCCGTGTCCAACGTGATCCTCGACGGCCGCCCCTTGGGTCAAACTCCCAAGACGGGCATCAGCGTCTCCCCGGGGAACCACACGGTGGTGTTCGTGCACCCCGAACACGGCCGCAAGGTGCGCAGCGCGAAGGTGGACTCTGGCAAGAGCGTCACCGTCGCGGTCCGCTTCCCCTAG